A stretch of Stenotrophomonas indicatrix DNA encodes these proteins:
- the trpB gene encoding tryptophan synthase subunit beta, translating into MPDSPIADFHAFPDAQGHFGRYGGSFVAETLVGPLQELAQAYDQARQDPAFQLAYDRDLAHYVGRPSPIYHAERLSDHVGGAQILLKREDLNHTGAHKINNTIGQALLAARMGKKRIIAETGAGQHGVASATVAARLGLECVVYMGATDIERQKINVYRMKLLGATVVPVTSGSATLKDALNEAMRDWVTNVQDTFYIIGTVAGPDPYPRMVRDFNAIVGREAREQMLAEYGRLPDAITACVGGGSNAIGLFHAFLNDRQVEIVGAEAAGDGIHTGRHAASIAAGRPGVLHGNRTYVLCDDDGQIIETHSVSAGLDYPGVGPEHAFLADSGRARYVGITDEEALQAFHLLAHTEGILPALESSHALAQAMKLARGRPRDQIVLCNLSGRGDKDVHTIAAREGLVL; encoded by the coding sequence ATGCCTGACTCTCCCATCGCCGATTTCCATGCCTTCCCTGACGCCCAGGGCCACTTCGGCCGTTACGGTGGCAGCTTCGTCGCTGAAACCCTGGTCGGCCCGCTGCAGGAACTGGCCCAGGCCTATGACCAGGCCCGCCAGGATCCGGCGTTCCAGCTGGCCTATGACCGCGACCTGGCCCATTACGTTGGCCGGCCGAGCCCGATCTACCATGCTGAACGATTGAGTGACCACGTCGGTGGCGCCCAGATCCTGCTCAAGCGCGAGGACCTGAACCACACCGGCGCGCACAAGATCAACAACACCATCGGCCAGGCGCTGCTGGCGGCGCGGATGGGCAAGAAGCGCATCATCGCCGAGACCGGCGCCGGCCAGCATGGCGTGGCCAGTGCCACCGTCGCGGCGCGGCTGGGCCTGGAGTGCGTGGTGTACATGGGCGCCACCGACATCGAGCGGCAGAAGATCAACGTCTACCGCATGAAACTGCTCGGGGCGACGGTGGTGCCGGTGACCTCCGGCTCGGCCACCCTGAAGGACGCCCTCAACGAAGCGATGCGCGACTGGGTCACCAACGTGCAGGACACCTTCTACATCATCGGCACGGTAGCGGGTCCAGACCCGTACCCGCGCATGGTGCGCGACTTCAACGCCATCGTCGGCCGCGAGGCACGCGAGCAGATGCTGGCCGAGTACGGTCGCCTGCCTGATGCGATCACCGCCTGCGTCGGCGGCGGCAGCAATGCGATCGGCCTGTTCCATGCCTTCCTCAACGACCGCCAGGTCGAGATCGTCGGCGCTGAAGCGGCCGGTGATGGCATCCACACCGGCCGCCACGCAGCTTCCATCGCCGCCGGCCGCCCGGGCGTGCTGCACGGCAACCGCACCTATGTGCTGTGCGACGACGATGGCCAGATCATCGAGACCCATTCGGTGTCGGCCGGCCTGGATTACCCGGGTGTAGGCCCCGAGCATGCGTTCCTGGCCGACAGCGGCCGTGCGCGCTACGTCGGCATCACCGACGAAGAGGCGCTGCAGGCCTTCCATCTGCTGGCCCACACCGAAGGCATCCTGCCGGCGCTGGAGTCCAGCCATGCGCTTGCGCAGGCGATGAAGCTCGCGCGCGGGCGTCCGCGCGACCAGATCGTGCTGTGCAACCTGTCAGGACGTGGCGACAAGGACGTGCATACCATCGCGGCGCGCGAAGGGCTGGTGCTGTGA
- a CDS encoding LysR family transcriptional regulator, with protein sequence MSTSPLPPLNALRAFEATARLGGVGRAAQALHVTHGAISRQLKLLEDHLGLALFQRAGRGLRLTAAGTRLQQACSEAFGGIEDCVRELRRPSAEPALVLGCSGSVLARWMIPRLPALQAALPGVRLQWSALDGSFTEAQATLDAVLLLAQGPWPRGWQVRELAPERVGVVVAPSHPAAQRLRHVPPSALLRETLLHTSSRPQAWPAWAQSHGLDPAQLQLGTGFEHLYYLLEAAVAGLGPAIAPEPLVAEDLAAGRLVAPWGFAATGGFWVLARPDGPVDARVDALADWAVAQLK encoded by the coding sequence ATGAGCACGTCACCGCTGCCGCCCTTGAATGCCCTGCGGGCGTTCGAGGCCACCGCACGTCTGGGCGGCGTTGGCCGCGCGGCCCAGGCGCTGCATGTGACCCATGGCGCGATCAGCCGGCAACTGAAGCTGCTGGAAGACCATCTGGGCCTGGCCCTGTTCCAGCGCGCCGGCCGCGGACTGCGCCTGACCGCCGCCGGCACCCGCCTTCAACAGGCCTGCAGCGAGGCGTTCGGCGGCATTGAAGACTGCGTGCGCGAACTGCGGCGGCCAAGCGCGGAGCCGGCCCTGGTGCTGGGCTGCAGCGGCAGCGTGCTGGCGCGCTGGATGATTCCGCGGCTGCCGGCACTGCAGGCTGCCCTGCCCGGCGTGCGCCTGCAGTGGTCGGCCCTGGATGGCAGTTTCACCGAGGCGCAGGCCACGCTGGATGCGGTGCTGCTGCTGGCACAGGGACCATGGCCGCGCGGCTGGCAGGTGCGCGAGCTGGCACCGGAACGGGTGGGTGTGGTGGTGGCGCCCTCGCACCCGGCGGCGCAGCGGTTGCGCCATGTCCCCCCGTCGGCCTTGCTGCGGGAAACGCTGCTGCACACCAGTTCGCGCCCGCAGGCGTGGCCTGCATGGGCGCAGTCGCACGGGCTGGACCCGGCCCAGCTGCAGCTCGGCACCGGCTTCGAACACCTGTACTACCTGCTGGAAGCAGCGGTAGCGGGGCTGGGCCCGGCGATCGCGCCGGAGCCACTGGTGGCCGAGGATCTGGCAGCCGGGCGGCTGGTGGCACCGTGGGGATTTGCCGCGACCGGCGGGTTCTGGGTGCTGGCGCGGCCGGACGGCCCTGTCGATGCGCGCGTGGACGCGTTGGCCGATTGGGCGGTAGCCCAGCTGAAGTGA
- a CDS encoding toxic anion resistance protein, which yields MTQDSQNSGTLVPATTPAPELDDSTLKALGLVRDDLPRIAEIGRELEDLRPGNLQVFGREAAARTTAFSSQLLDQVRNRDLDANGEKLGEVVRIARELKLDGFSQRSKVPLIGGLIDRLRSSKGELVQKFSDTNSQIEQLLGDVGAQQALMGKRVSDFDRMHDIVREERHALGLYAAAGKQRLAQLQSEQLLGQGSDDPQQRIRQSEIDNAIRLIEKRVSDLQLMQHAADQSLPMIRLIQANALQLIEKFNTVRDITIPSWKRQFAIQLSLGEQKNAAELANAIDDATNELMRRNADLMRQASVDIARSNQRGVIDVATLRHVHDQLIATVEEVRSIHREGMQQRQQAEVELSRLREDLQQRLAAPTAS from the coding sequence ATGACCCAGGACAGCCAGAACTCCGGCACGCTCGTGCCCGCCACCACGCCCGCCCCTGAACTTGATGACAGCACGTTGAAGGCCCTCGGCCTGGTCCGCGACGACCTGCCGCGCATCGCCGAAATCGGCCGCGAGCTGGAAGACCTGCGTCCGGGCAACCTGCAGGTGTTCGGCCGTGAAGCCGCCGCACGCACAACGGCCTTCTCCAGCCAGCTGCTGGACCAGGTGCGCAACCGTGACCTCGACGCCAATGGCGAGAAGCTCGGCGAAGTGGTGCGCATCGCGCGCGAGCTCAAGCTGGATGGTTTTTCCCAGCGCTCGAAGGTGCCGTTGATCGGTGGCCTCATCGATCGCCTGCGTTCTTCCAAGGGCGAGCTGGTGCAGAAGTTCAGCGATACCAATTCGCAGATCGAACAGCTGCTCGGCGACGTGGGTGCGCAACAGGCGCTGATGGGCAAGCGGGTAAGCGATTTCGACCGCATGCATGACATCGTCCGCGAGGAGCGTCATGCGCTGGGCCTGTATGCCGCCGCCGGCAAGCAGCGCCTGGCCCAGCTGCAGTCCGAGCAGTTGCTGGGGCAGGGCAGCGATGACCCGCAGCAGCGCATCCGCCAGAGCGAGATCGACAATGCGATCCGCCTGATCGAGAAGCGCGTCTCCGACCTGCAGCTGATGCAGCACGCGGCTGACCAGTCGCTGCCGATGATCCGCCTGATCCAGGCCAATGCGCTGCAGCTGATCGAGAAGTTCAACACCGTCCGCGACATCACCATCCCCTCGTGGAAGCGTCAGTTCGCGATCCAGTTGTCGCTGGGCGAACAGAAGAACGCTGCCGAACTGGCCAATGCCATCGACGATGCGACCAATGAGCTGATGCGACGCAATGCCGACCTGATGCGCCAGGCGTCGGTGGACATCGCACGCAGCAACCAGCGCGGCGTGATCGACGTGGCCACGCTGCGCCACGTCCACGATCAGCTGATCGCTACCGTCGAGGAAGTGCGCAGCATCCATCGCGAGGGCATGCAGCAGCGGCAGCAGGCCGAAGTCGAGCTGTCGCGCCTGCGCGAGGACCTGCAGCAGCGCCTGGCGGCGCCGACGGCGTCGTAA
- a CDS encoding DNA repair ATPase, which translates to MSETKPSTESVAPEAAGDTVDQAVAQGGAYEVLRRRLGEQGQRLQAVAEQLNRQRLAEFGDSRLEVVGRFRIRSENNCVGRDIVQVGPDRLLFGYNVFIGLKTQTRIEDVFGLYRLVQGADGYDVAALELKGSFLDQPGFVHDFNELYAYYKHARLLQLIVVGDKLLASFQIGERSSDVRVFRWALSREGELTYLDARGERDIALPPPFDFEWTRATRDLAVNGRHSHLNILDTLFVETTGGDLTIKVENNTETGQGIYSEPVEDSTQSLDDAQFEFARVGSLVLLKVLPYRETEWRGLIYNTLTGDIVRNDAIVQACVQLPEDHGIIFPGGYYLQGGEHKAFDASMDGMQFKRSIRSPNGEDVLYIFYEREGGRSALFVYNTIQRVLQNPVFGHGYAFMQDGRMVLFHAEGTEPTRIHPMQVWQTPFSSDEFAASRPPGNTFMGRIGNAELVRGISNLFNLAREIDGQDVSVQRYQRLVADTRRLFDAHHWLGDEACDGAEALLRQISATGESVLDEYEKVQSIRQQSAQAMAEAEATHKALLGRLQPENWNEVQAFVEALNAITALRGRLLTIRELRYIDTARIEAMAAELVQAHDRVGAATGAFLAGDAALAPLTARMQALDEAAQQAASARQLDEQLDGLRGMAGDLDMLSELMAGLKVDDATARTRVVESISLLYGRLNQARARAEQRRKSLGSAEAVAQFAAQFALFSQSITSALAMASDPERADEQLSRLLVQLEELESQFGEHEQFLGDILSKREELVEAFDTHKQALLDDRQRKARSVLDAANRILDGLGKRTERFGTADELNAFFAGDPLILKLRELAERLRALRDNVKADDVEARLKGVRDQAVRQLRDRSDLYEAGGNVVRLGPRHRFSVNTQALDLTLLPRGETLAIHLTGTDFLETLHDPELDALKPFWPVTLDSESAAIYRGEYLAGCLLLAAEEGRDGLDLAQLQHDAAEPEALGQRVRAFAAPRYREGYERGIHDHDAALILRALLPLQQAAGPLRHSPHVRALALLFWAARQRDEAVAQWPGRQAGAEAIARLFGSDEGRQALRAEMAKALHDHALAHALPFDAAAADAAAAYLGEELVAGEPVFSTSRHAQALLDALSQQLEQAGQRDALERALQRSQDPLAMRWALAGQWLRALAGLPAQSAHAGYVEEAAALLLVQRQLRTRASDAPLQAEVSGLLGEHARIHNGSLTVSLDDFLARLQHHLQAFVPAFHAYQAVRQGIIGRERETLRLSEFKARPLSSFVRNKLINDVYLGVIGDNLAKQMGTVGENKRSDLMGLLMMISPPGYGKTTLMEYVAHRLGLVFMKINGPALGHEVRSLDPQQAPDATSRQELEKLNLALEMGNNTMLYVDDIQHTHPEFLQKFISLCDGTRRIEGVWRGRTRTYDMRGKKFCVVMAGNPYTESGEVFKIPDMLANRADIYNLGDVLGGMEAAFTLSYIENSLTSNPVLAPLATREMADLYLLVDRAMGKDVSTNGLSHAYSGAEINEITATVQRMLQVRDVVYKVNQQYIASAAQDDRYRTEPPFRLQGSYRNMNKLAEKISPVMNDDELQQLISDHYLGEAQLLTTGAEENLLKLAELRGVLDEERAQRWAQIKRDFLRNKAMGAGDSDVGGRVVAQLADIASALQLPPPPPAEVAVAPEPAPWPALLAALQRLADARPASAPAAAVPQAAATPLAEDLQAGLAPLLQLLVASQEQQVQLSQTLAAFAGWARQQVTADVATTDTRRRPRVRRAATPEERALDEALMRHFYGESLPPETVADDGPRPPPLP; encoded by the coding sequence ATGTCCGAAACCAAACCGTCCACCGAGTCCGTCGCACCAGAGGCTGCCGGCGATACCGTCGACCAGGCCGTAGCCCAGGGCGGCGCCTATGAAGTCCTGCGGCGCCGTCTCGGCGAACAGGGCCAGCGCCTGCAGGCCGTTGCCGAGCAGCTGAACCGCCAGCGCCTGGCCGAGTTCGGCGACAGCCGCCTGGAGGTGGTCGGCCGTTTCCGTATCCGCAGCGAGAACAACTGTGTCGGCCGCGACATCGTCCAGGTCGGCCCGGATCGCCTGCTGTTCGGCTACAACGTGTTCATCGGGCTCAAGACCCAGACCCGCATCGAAGATGTGTTCGGTCTGTACCGGCTGGTACAGGGCGCTGATGGCTACGACGTCGCTGCCCTTGAACTGAAGGGCAGTTTCCTCGACCAGCCCGGCTTCGTGCATGACTTCAACGAGCTGTACGCGTACTACAAGCATGCGCGCCTGCTGCAGCTGATCGTGGTGGGCGACAAGCTGCTTGCCTCGTTCCAGATCGGCGAGCGCAGCAGCGACGTGCGCGTGTTCCGCTGGGCGTTGTCACGCGAAGGTGAACTGACCTATCTCGATGCGCGCGGCGAGCGTGACATCGCCTTGCCGCCACCCTTCGATTTCGAATGGACCCGCGCCACGCGCGACCTTGCCGTCAACGGCCGCCATTCGCATCTGAACATCCTCGATACCCTGTTCGTGGAAACCACCGGTGGCGATCTCACCATCAAGGTGGAGAACAACACCGAAACCGGGCAGGGCATCTACAGCGAACCGGTGGAGGACAGCACGCAGTCGCTGGACGACGCCCAGTTCGAGTTCGCCCGGGTCGGCTCGCTGGTGCTGCTGAAAGTGCTGCCCTACCGCGAAACCGAATGGCGCGGACTGATCTACAACACGCTTACCGGCGACATCGTGCGCAACGATGCCATCGTCCAGGCCTGCGTGCAGCTGCCCGAAGACCACGGCATCATCTTCCCCGGCGGCTATTACCTGCAGGGTGGCGAGCACAAGGCGTTCGACGCCTCGATGGATGGCATGCAGTTCAAGCGCAGCATCCGTTCGCCCAACGGCGAGGACGTGCTGTACATCTTCTACGAGCGCGAAGGCGGGCGTTCGGCGCTGTTCGTCTACAACACCATCCAGCGCGTGCTGCAGAACCCCGTGTTCGGCCACGGCTATGCCTTCATGCAGGACGGGCGCATGGTGCTGTTCCATGCCGAAGGCACCGAGCCGACCCGCATCCATCCGATGCAGGTCTGGCAGACGCCTTTCAGCAGCGATGAGTTCGCCGCCAGCCGTCCGCCCGGCAATACCTTCATGGGGCGCATCGGCAACGCCGAGCTGGTTCGCGGCATCTCCAACCTGTTCAACCTGGCGCGCGAGATCGACGGCCAGGATGTATCGGTGCAGCGCTACCAGCGCCTGGTAGCCGACACCCGGCGGCTTTTCGATGCGCATCATTGGCTGGGTGACGAGGCCTGCGATGGCGCCGAGGCCCTGCTGCGGCAGATCAGTGCCACCGGCGAATCGGTGCTGGACGAATACGAAAAGGTGCAGTCGATCCGCCAGCAGTCGGCCCAGGCAATGGCCGAGGCCGAGGCCACGCACAAGGCGCTGCTGGGCCGGCTGCAGCCGGAAAACTGGAACGAGGTGCAGGCCTTCGTCGAAGCGCTCAACGCGATCACCGCACTGCGCGGTCGACTGCTGACCATCCGCGAACTGCGCTACATCGATACCGCGCGCATCGAGGCGATGGCCGCCGAGCTGGTGCAGGCGCACGACCGTGTCGGCGCCGCCACCGGTGCCTTCCTTGCCGGCGATGCAGCACTGGCCCCCTTGACCGCCCGCATGCAGGCGCTGGACGAAGCCGCACAGCAGGCCGCCAGTGCACGCCAGCTGGATGAGCAGCTGGACGGCCTGCGCGGCATGGCCGGCGATCTGGACATGCTGTCCGAGCTGATGGCCGGGCTGAAGGTCGACGATGCGACCGCGCGCACCCGCGTCGTCGAATCCATCTCGCTGCTGTACGGGCGCCTGAACCAGGCACGCGCACGCGCCGAACAGCGCCGCAAGTCGCTGGGTTCGGCCGAAGCCGTGGCCCAGTTCGCCGCCCAGTTCGCCCTGTTCTCGCAGTCGATCACCAGCGCGCTGGCGATGGCCAGCGACCCTGAGCGGGCCGACGAACAGTTGTCGCGCCTGCTGGTGCAGCTGGAAGAACTGGAAAGCCAGTTCGGCGAGCACGAGCAGTTCCTCGGCGACATCCTGAGCAAGCGCGAAGAGCTGGTCGAAGCCTTCGATACGCACAAGCAGGCCCTGCTGGACGATCGCCAGCGCAAGGCGCGCTCGGTGCTCGATGCCGCCAACCGCATCCTTGATGGCCTCGGAAAGCGTACCGAGCGGTTCGGCACGGCCGACGAGCTCAACGCTTTCTTCGCCGGCGATCCGCTGATCCTCAAGCTGCGTGAACTGGCCGAGCGCCTGCGTGCGCTGCGCGACAACGTCAAGGCAGACGATGTCGAGGCGCGCCTGAAGGGCGTGCGCGACCAGGCCGTGCGCCAGCTGCGCGACCGCAGCGACCTGTACGAGGCCGGCGGCAACGTGGTCCGCCTTGGTCCGCGCCATCGATTCAGCGTGAACACCCAGGCGCTGGACCTGACCCTGCTGCCACGGGGTGAAACCCTCGCCATCCACCTCACAGGCACCGATTTCCTGGAGACCCTGCACGATCCCGAGCTTGATGCGCTCAAGCCGTTCTGGCCGGTGACCCTGGATTCGGAATCGGCAGCGATCTACCGTGGCGAATACCTGGCCGGGTGCCTGTTGCTGGCTGCGGAGGAGGGCCGCGATGGCCTGGACCTGGCCCAGCTGCAGCACGATGCAGCCGAACCGGAAGCGCTGGGCCAGCGGGTCCGCGCCTTTGCCGCGCCCCGTTACCGCGAGGGCTACGAGCGCGGTATCCATGACCATGACGCCGCCCTGATCCTGCGCGCGCTGTTGCCGCTGCAGCAGGCCGCCGGACCGCTGCGGCATTCGCCCCATGTGCGTGCGTTGGCACTGCTGTTCTGGGCCGCGCGGCAACGCGATGAAGCCGTGGCGCAGTGGCCCGGCCGGCAGGCCGGTGCGGAGGCCATCGCGCGCCTGTTCGGTTCCGATGAGGGGCGCCAGGCCCTGCGTGCGGAAATGGCCAAGGCGCTGCATGACCATGCACTCGCGCATGCACTGCCGTTCGATGCCGCCGCCGCCGATGCAGCAGCGGCATACCTGGGCGAAGAACTGGTGGCCGGCGAGCCGGTGTTCAGCACCAGCCGGCACGCGCAGGCATTGCTGGACGCGCTGTCGCAGCAACTGGAGCAGGCGGGCCAGCGTGATGCGCTTGAACGTGCGCTGCAGCGCTCGCAGGATCCGCTGGCCATGCGCTGGGCATTGGCCGGGCAATGGCTGCGGGCGCTCGCCGGGCTGCCGGCACAGTCGGCGCATGCCGGCTATGTCGAAGAAGCAGCGGCATTGCTGCTGGTGCAGCGACAGCTGCGCACCCGTGCCAGCGATGCACCGCTGCAGGCGGAGGTCAGCGGCCTGCTGGGTGAACACGCCCGCATCCACAACGGCAGCCTGACCGTGTCGCTGGACGATTTCCTGGCACGCCTGCAGCATCACCTGCAGGCGTTCGTACCGGCCTTCCATGCCTATCAGGCGGTGCGCCAGGGCATCATCGGTCGCGAACGCGAAACCCTGCGGCTGTCGGAGTTCAAGGCCCGGCCGTTGTCGTCCTTCGTGCGCAACAAGCTGATCAACGACGTATATCTCGGCGTGATCGGCGACAACCTGGCCAAGCAGATGGGTACCGTTGGCGAGAACAAGCGCAGCGACCTGATGGGCCTGCTGATGATGATCTCGCCGCCCGGCTACGGCAAAACCACGTTGATGGAGTACGTGGCACATCGCCTCGGCCTGGTCTTCATGAAGATCAACGGCCCGGCGCTGGGCCACGAAGTGCGGTCGCTGGATCCGCAGCAGGCACCGGACGCCACCTCGCGGCAGGAGCTGGAAAAGCTCAACCTGGCGCTGGAGATGGGCAACAACACCATGCTGTATGTCGATGACATCCAGCACACGCACCCCGAGTTCCTGCAGAAGTTCATCTCGCTGTGCGATGGCACGCGCCGCATCGAAGGCGTATGGCGCGGCCGTACGCGCACCTACGACATGCGTGGCAAGAAGTTCTGCGTGGTCATGGCCGGCAACCCGTACACCGAATCCGGCGAAGTGTTCAAGATTCCGGACATGCTGGCCAACCGTGCCGACATCTACAACCTGGGCGATGTGCTCGGTGGCATGGAAGCAGCCTTCACGCTCAGCTACATCGAGAACAGCCTGACCTCCAACCCGGTATTGGCGCCGCTGGCCACGCGCGAGATGGCCGACCTGTACCTGCTGGTCGACCGCGCGATGGGCAAGGATGTGTCCACCAACGGCTTGAGCCACGCCTACAGCGGCGCCGAGATCAACGAGATCACCGCCACCGTGCAGCGCATGCTGCAGGTCCGCGATGTGGTCTACAAGGTCAACCAGCAGTACATCGCCAGCGCTGCCCAGGATGACCGCTATCGCACCGAGCCGCCCTTCCGCCTGCAGGGCAGCTACCGCAACATGAACAAGCTGGCGGAGAAGATTTCGCCGGTGATGAATGACGACGAGCTGCAGCAGCTGATCTCCGACCACTACCTGGGCGAAGCGCAGCTGCTGACCACCGGTGCCGAAGAGAATCTGCTGAAGCTGGCCGAGCTGCGTGGCGTGCTCGATGAAGAACGCGCGCAACGCTGGGCGCAGATCAAGCGTGATTTCCTGCGCAACAAGGCAATGGGTGCCGGTGACAGTGATGTCGGTGGCCGCGTGGTCGCGCAGCTGGCCGACATCGCCAGTGCGTTGCAGCTGCCACCGCCACCGCCGGCAGAGGTGGCCGTCGCACCGGAGCCTGCGCCATGGCCCGCCCTGCTGGCAGCGCTGCAGCGCCTGGCCGATGCACGTCCGGCCAGCGCGCCGGCTGCCGCCGTACCGCAGGCCGCAGCCACGCCATTGGCCGAAGACCTGCAGGCTGGTCTGGCACCGCTGCTGCAGCTGCTGGTTGCCTCGCAGGAACAGCAGGTGCAGTTGTCGCAGACGTTGGCGGCGTTTGCCGGGTGGGCCCGGCAGCAGGTAACGGCCGATGTGGCCACGACCGACACGCGTCGTCGCCCGCGGGTGCGTCGTGCAGCGACTCCGGAAGAACGTGCGCTGGACGAAGCGCTGATGCGCCACTTCTACGGTGAATCATTGCCGCCGGAAACGGTGGCTGATGACGGCCCACGGCCGCCGCCACTGCCGTGA
- a CDS encoding DUF1449 family protein, which translates to MQEFLTVVLGYPTLPYSVALAVAVLYWGIAAFGLVDDGFGEAGADGALEGDAHLSGLSALLARWGLGGVPLMVVVTLLSLFAWTLTYFIHLYLLLPLPDLLRWSLGTVVAVLAPLPAVPVTALLLRPIRRFLLRLRPVPQASLLGRVGVVASPKVDARSGHATVDDGGAGLVLQIRSDIELQRGERIVLVEHVAAQHHYRVVRADAVALDFQDNLLPGNKEKHQ; encoded by the coding sequence ATGCAGGAATTCCTAACCGTCGTACTCGGTTATCCGACCCTCCCGTACAGCGTCGCGCTGGCGGTGGCTGTTCTGTATTGGGGGATTGCCGCCTTTGGCCTGGTCGATGACGGTTTCGGCGAGGCCGGTGCCGATGGCGCCCTTGAAGGCGATGCCCATCTCAGTGGCCTGTCAGCGCTGCTGGCGCGCTGGGGCCTGGGCGGCGTGCCGCTCATGGTGGTGGTGACGCTGCTGAGCCTGTTCGCCTGGACCCTCACCTACTTCATCCATCTGTACCTGCTGCTGCCGTTGCCCGACCTGCTGCGCTGGTCATTGGGCACCGTCGTGGCGGTGCTTGCACCCCTGCCGGCCGTGCCGGTCACCGCGCTGCTGCTGCGTCCCATCCGCCGCTTCCTGCTGCGCCTGCGCCCTGTGCCGCAGGCCTCGCTGCTGGGCCGGGTCGGCGTGGTCGCTTCGCCGAAGGTCGACGCACGCAGTGGCCATGCCACCGTCGATGACGGCGGTGCCGGCCTGGTCCTGCAGATCCGCAGCGACATCGAACTGCAGCGCGGCGAGCGCATCGTGCTGGTCGAGCACGTGGCTGCACAACACCATTACCGGGTGGTCCGCGCCGACGCGGTCGCCCTCGACTTCCAGGACAACCTGCTTCCGGGCAACAAGGAGAAACATCAATGA
- a CDS encoding phosphoribosylanthranilate isomerase yields MSRSYYRTRIKFCGMTRAGDVRLAGELGVDAVGFIFARESSRRVAPAEARAMRQAIAPMVDVVALFRNNSREEVREVLRTVRPTLLQFHGEEDESFCRSFNMPYLKAIAMGGREEINARTLQLRYPSAAGFLFDSHAPGGGGGTGVAFDWSRIPTGLHRPFLLAGGLTPENVHDAVLATLPWGVDVSSGIELEPGIKDGYKMRTFVEEVRRSDCAVLD; encoded by the coding sequence ATGAGCCGCTCCTACTACCGTACCCGCATCAAGTTCTGTGGCATGACCCGTGCCGGCGACGTGCGCCTGGCCGGCGAGCTGGGCGTGGATGCGGTGGGCTTCATCTTCGCCCGCGAGAGCAGCCGCCGGGTCGCGCCTGCCGAAGCGCGCGCGATGCGCCAGGCGATCGCACCGATGGTCGACGTGGTGGCGCTGTTCCGCAACAACAGCAGGGAAGAAGTGCGCGAGGTGCTGCGTACCGTGCGGCCGACCCTGCTGCAGTTCCATGGCGAGGAAGACGAGAGCTTCTGCCGCAGCTTCAACATGCCTTACCTGAAGGCGATCGCCATGGGCGGGCGCGAGGAGATCAATGCGCGCACCCTGCAGCTGCGCTACCCCAGCGCCGCCGGCTTCCTGTTCGACAGCCATGCGCCGGGCGGCGGCGGCGGTACCGGCGTGGCCTTCGACTGGTCGCGTATCCCCACCGGCCTGCACCGGCCGTTCCTGCTGGCCGGAGGCCTGACGCCGGAGAACGTGCATGACGCCGTGCTGGCGACCCTGCCGTGGGGCGTGGATGTCTCCAGTGGCATCGAACTGGAGCCGGGCATCAAGGACGGCTACAAGATGCGCACGTTCGTGGAAGAAGTCCGGCGCTCCGATTGCGCCGTGCTGGATTGA
- the truA gene encoding tRNA pseudouridine(38-40) synthase TruA: MRYALGVEYDGSDFRGWQNLGEGGPSVQASLEQALSSVADTPLQVVCAGRTDAGVHGQCQVVHFDTDVVRDPRAWMLGTTTRLPRSIAVRWCVPVADDFHARFSARARRYRYRLLNREVRPALGRQTLSWERRPLDAERMHLAGQALLGENDFSAFRSVQCQALHARRELQSLQVSRHDDVIEVAVRGNAFLHHMVRNIVGSLILVGSGEQPVEWIAELLAGRDRTVAGPTAPPQGLVFLGPLYPDNWHLPAEVTL, translated from the coding sequence ATGCGTTACGCGCTCGGCGTCGAGTACGACGGCAGCGATTTCAGGGGATGGCAGAACCTGGGCGAGGGCGGACCCAGCGTCCAGGCCAGCCTGGAACAGGCCCTGTCATCGGTGGCCGATACCCCGCTGCAGGTGGTCTGCGCCGGCCGCACCGATGCCGGCGTGCACGGCCAGTGCCAGGTCGTGCACTTTGACACCGACGTGGTGCGTGATCCGCGCGCGTGGATGCTCGGCACCACCACCCGCCTGCCGCGTTCGATCGCCGTGCGCTGGTGCGTGCCGGTGGCCGACGATTTTCATGCCCGTTTCTCCGCCCGCGCACGACGTTATCGCTACCGCCTGCTCAATCGCGAAGTGCGCCCGGCGCTGGGCCGGCAGACCCTGAGCTGGGAGCGGCGCCCGCTCGATGCCGAGCGCATGCACCTGGCCGGGCAGGCCCTGCTGGGCGAGAACGATTTCAGCGCCTTCCGCTCGGTCCAGTGCCAGGCCCTGCATGCCCGGCGAGAGCTGCAGTCGCTGCAGGTCAGCCGCCACGACGACGTCATCGAGGTGGCGGTGCGCGGCAATGCATTCCTTCATCACATGGTCCGCAATATCGTCGGTTCGTTGATACTGGTCGGCAGTGGCGAGCAGCCGGTGGAGTGGATCGCCGAACTGCTGGCCGGGCGCGACCGCACCGTGGCCGGTCCCACCGCTCCTCCGCAGGGACTGGTGTTCCTGGGGCCGCTGTACCCCGACAACTGGCATCTGCCCGCCGAGGTAACGCTATGA